A stretch of Candidatus Zixiibacteriota bacterium DNA encodes these proteins:
- a CDS encoding OmpA family protein — protein sequence MGLRAWIVLLLLAAVCVASTAVGGSGRVYTIQLHGGVLQPVLNDSAQIWLLAPAFGFDAQIQLTKRLALTASLQHAQIDNDTCVASFLDIDNDRSNRRWKLTTLSFGPRLYLKERGGLAPFLQAQAAAVLWSVHLRADGARLVVRSSDGGKTDLAATEIAASAALGLEYQISSRIAIDLTTTLMYLTGLGTDFADWVNDSRSRGIVSAVAGISISFGGRSSSRGGAAKLRPRRERESERRVYEVQPQRSPTDSTLMVPLPARVDSASAKIDSDDDGVVDSLDTCPGTAGGIVVDAHGCPDYEVYLRRQVLHALFAPGDTLLRAERGIAVDSVAALLQMFPEVRAAIVCHTDNLGGEDANLKLSQARARSVRDYLVTRGVARERLEAIGRGAVNPIASNRTRAGREQNRRVEIEFRW from the coding sequence ATGGGTCTGCGCGCGTGGATTGTCCTCCTGTTGCTTGCTGCGGTTTGTGTTGCTTCCACGGCGGTCGGCGGCAGCGGTCGCGTCTACACGATTCAGCTTCACGGCGGTGTCCTACAGCCGGTACTCAATGACTCGGCGCAGATCTGGCTTCTGGCGCCCGCCTTCGGCTTCGATGCGCAAATCCAGTTAACAAAACGGCTGGCACTGACGGCGTCGCTACAACACGCCCAGATCGACAACGATACGTGCGTAGCATCTTTCCTCGATATTGACAATGACCGATCCAATCGCCGCTGGAAGCTGACGACTCTTAGCTTCGGACCACGGCTTTATCTAAAGGAACGGGGTGGACTGGCGCCGTTCTTGCAGGCGCAGGCGGCAGCGGTGCTCTGGAGCGTACATTTGCGCGCGGATGGCGCAAGACTCGTGGTGCGGTCCAGCGACGGCGGCAAGACTGATTTGGCGGCCACGGAAATCGCCGCCAGCGCCGCGCTGGGACTGGAGTATCAGATTTCAAGCCGGATTGCGATCGATCTGACGACGACCCTGATGTATCTCACCGGCTTGGGAACCGACTTCGCCGATTGGGTCAATGACTCCCGATCGCGGGGAATTGTCAGCGCAGTTGCCGGAATCTCGATCAGCTTTGGCGGGCGATCGTCCAGTCGTGGCGGTGCCGCGAAGTTGCGCCCACGACGCGAGAGAGAATCCGAACGCCGCGTCTACGAAGTGCAGCCGCAGCGATCGCCGACCGATTCGACTCTGATGGTGCCGCTACCGGCGCGGGTCGACTCCGCCAGCGCGAAGATCGACTCTGACGATGACGGCGTCGTCGATTCGCTCGATACATGCCCTGGCACAGCGGGAGGGATCGTTGTCGACGCGCACGGATGTCCGGATTACGAGGTTTACTTGCGCCGGCAGGTACTGCACGCGCTGTTCGCGCCCGGCGACACGCTGCTGCGAGCGGAGCGCGGAATTGCCGTGGACTCGGTGGCGGCATTGCTGCAGATGTTTCCGGAAGTGCGAGCAGCGATCGTTTGCCATACAGATAATCTGGGCGGCGAAGACGCGAATCTGAAGCTGTCCCAGGCGCGGGCGCGCTCGGTGCGCGATTACCTTGTGACACGCGGAGTCGCCCGCGAGCGCCTGGAGGCGATCGGGCGCGGG
- a CDS encoding SpoIID/LytB domain-containing protein, translating to MMRTFVVAIITFVVSMLACARMNYAVKQDGYDALKKPLIRVRILHTADKVKFGAKGDCVVRTWDVNNEKSAYYSSAHLKIEAEGSYLTLTDLDGNRLETKLRKVTVSADKKSWLWLDKRKFRGVFEFYPDGHDTLYIVNVLNLEDYLRGVLAPEIGRRNQDEYEAVKAQAVAARTYALVTRGKYPNKQYDMVNEILDQVYIGVDGEQRLTDQALRETRGEVLMADGELIETYYHSTCGGHTDAVADVWDKEPRSYLQSVPDDTFCNWSKYYTWDETLAADSVLASIRKYLEAGRKDASTLGTQLLAMTVQSRATGGRAITLRVTTERGDVYLTKDQIRWAITRPNGGGILRSSDVDFQLVRDSAGLVTAVQVSGRGYGHGIGMCQCGAIGRARAGQTYREILTHYYTGAQIQKMY from the coding sequence ATGATGCGAACCTTCGTCGTTGCGATCATCACGTTTGTCGTGTCGATGCTGGCCTGCGCGCGGATGAACTACGCGGTCAAGCAAGATGGTTACGATGCGCTCAAGAAGCCGCTGATTCGCGTGCGCATCCTGCATACAGCGGACAAGGTCAAATTCGGCGCCAAAGGGGACTGCGTGGTGCGCACCTGGGATGTCAACAATGAGAAGTCCGCCTATTACTCCTCAGCGCATTTGAAGATCGAAGCGGAAGGCTCATATCTGACCCTGACCGATCTCGACGGCAACCGGCTGGAAACGAAACTCAGAAAAGTAACGGTGTCGGCGGACAAGAAGTCGTGGCTGTGGCTGGACAAGCGCAAATTCCGCGGTGTCTTCGAATTCTATCCCGACGGCCACGATACCTTGTACATCGTCAACGTCCTGAACCTCGAGGACTATCTGCGCGGCGTACTGGCGCCGGAAATTGGCCGGCGCAATCAGGATGAATATGAAGCAGTCAAAGCGCAGGCGGTGGCGGCGCGCACCTATGCGCTGGTGACGCGCGGGAAATATCCCAACAAACAATACGACATGGTTAACGAGATTCTCGACCAGGTGTATATCGGCGTCGACGGTGAGCAGCGCCTGACCGATCAGGCCCTGCGCGAAACGCGCGGCGAAGTCCTGATGGCGGACGGTGAACTGATCGAGACCTACTACCACTCGACCTGCGGCGGTCACACCGATGCGGTAGCCGACGTCTGGGACAAGGAGCCGCGTTCATACCTGCAGAGCGTACCGGATGACACCTTCTGCAATTGGTCGAAGTACTACACCTGGGACGAAACCTTGGCGGCGGATTCGGTGCTGGCGTCGATTCGCAAGTATCTGGAAGCGGGACGCAAGGATGCGAGTACCCTGGGCACGCAGTTGCTCGCCATGACGGTGCAGTCGCGCGCGACCGGCGGTCGTGCCATTACGCTGCGCGTCACCACTGAGCGCGGCGACGTGTACCTGACTAAGGACCAGATTCGCTGGGCGATTACGCGGCCGAATGGCGGCGGGATCCTGCGTTCGTCGGATGTGGATTTTCAGTTGGTGCGCGATTCCGCCGGCCTGGTGACGGCGGTGCAGGTCAGCGGCCGCGGCTACGGGCACGGGATCGGCATGTGCCAGTGCGGCGCCATCGGCCGCGCTCGCGCGGGGCAGACCTACCGGGAGATTTTGACTCACTATTACACCGGTGCGCAGATCCAAAAAATGTATTGA
- a CDS encoding anhydro-N-acetylmuramic acid kinase: MIHPLIKVITNKMPRRTLGLMSGTSADGLDIAYCEVNLLDRSLRNLAAATAPYPGELREKVLELANSAAVSLEELSATSHALGRFYAGAVVEFCRTHQLAREQIDLIGSHGQTVRHLSQPRTVAGFETRATLQIGEAEYLAKATRVVTVSDFRSADLAVGGSGAPLAPIYHALRFSERRLTKAVVNIGGIANVTILKRDGEVLATDTGPGNCLIDTLMRSACGRNYDAGGAVAATGAVHDALLAELLRSEFVTRSLPMSLDRREMAKLLEAEPVKALIKELKPEDSAATLTEFTAVTIRRQTQRLCRDESPSLVLVCGGGAHNVTLRKRLQEHFAPARVGLTTEFGSNVDFVEAETFAYLANLAIEGEEGNLPQVTGAARRAVLGKISLP; this comes from the coding sequence ACCCCTTGATCAAAGTGATTACCAACAAGATGCCGCGGCGCACCCTCGGATTGATGTCGGGGACGTCGGCGGACGGATTGGATATAGCCTATTGCGAAGTCAACTTGCTCGATCGCTCACTGCGGAACCTGGCGGCAGCGACAGCGCCCTATCCTGGTGAACTGCGCGAGAAAGTGCTTGAACTGGCGAATAGCGCGGCCGTGTCACTGGAGGAGTTGAGCGCTACGAGTCACGCGCTGGGTCGCTTCTATGCCGGCGCGGTCGTCGAGTTTTGCCGGACACACCAGCTCGCACGGGAGCAGATCGATTTGATCGGATCGCACGGGCAGACGGTGCGCCACCTGTCGCAGCCGCGCACCGTTGCGGGTTTCGAGACGCGCGCCACATTGCAGATCGGTGAGGCGGAGTACCTGGCAAAAGCAACGCGTGTGGTCACAGTCAGCGACTTTCGCAGCGCGGACCTGGCGGTCGGGGGCAGCGGGGCGCCGCTGGCGCCGATCTACCATGCGCTGCGATTTTCCGAGCGGCGGCTAACGAAGGCGGTAGTCAATATCGGTGGGATCGCCAATGTGACGATACTCAAACGCGACGGTGAAGTACTGGCCACCGACACCGGCCCCGGCAATTGCCTGATCGACACCTTGATGCGCAGCGCCTGCGGGCGCAATTATGATGCCGGCGGCGCGGTGGCAGCCACCGGTGCGGTTCATGACGCACTGCTGGCAGAATTGTTGAGAAGTGAGTTCGTGACCCGCTCATTGCCGATGAGTCTTGATCGCCGGGAAATGGCGAAGTTGCTTGAAGCTGAACCGGTCAAGGCACTGATCAAAGAGTTGAAGCCTGAGGATTCGGCAGCGACGCTGACGGAGTTCACGGCAGTGACGATCCGGCGCCAGACGCAACGTCTGTGCCGCGATGAGTCGCCGTCGTTGGTGCTGGTCTGCGGCGGCGGCGCGCATAACGTGACGTTACGGAAGAGACTGCAGGAGCATTTTGCGCCGGCACGCGTGGGTTTGACCACGGAATTCGGGTCAAACGTTGATTTCGTCGAGGCGGAGACATTTGCGTATCTGGCCAACCTGGCGATCGAAGGTGAGGAAGGGAATTTGCCCCAGGTCACCGGCGCGGCGCGTCGAGCGGTGCTGGGTAAAATATCATTGCCATGA